Proteins found in one Miscanthus floridulus cultivar M001 chromosome 4, ASM1932011v1, whole genome shotgun sequence genomic segment:
- the LOC136551092 gene encoding ethylene-responsive transcription factor ERF094-like, giving the protein MGATCISTTTSSSSTSTTNTPVAYSSPPTMTTVQPSAVHGASPCDYLQEEAASGGDAPLIGVRKRPWGKFAAEIRDSTRNGERVWIGTFDTPEAAALAYDQAAYSMRGPAAVLNFPVEHVQESLQALGLSGAAGESPVLALKRRHCIRKRLPKNKKAAGKEQTKVVTSSHGHGHVMQKQADSCVLELEDLGADYLEQLLALSDQ; this is encoded by the coding sequence ATGGGAGCCACCTgcatctccaccaccaccagctcctcCAGTACTTCGACGACGAACACACCAGTCGCGTATTCCTCGCCGCCGACGATGACGACGGTGCAACCCAGCGCCGTCCACGGGGCGAGCCCCTGCGACTACCTGCAGGAGGAGGCGGCGTCCGGCGGCGACGCGCCGCTTATCGGGGTGCGGAAGCGGCCGTGGGGCAAGTTTGCCGCCGAGATCAGGGACTCCACGCGCAATGGCGAGCGCGTGTGGATCGGCACCTTCGACACCCCCGAGGCCGCCGCGCTCGCCTACGACCAGGCCGCCTACTCCATGCGCGGCCCCGCCGCGGTGCTCAACTTCCCCGTCGAGCACGTGCAGGAGTCGCTGCAAGCGCTGGGGCTCAGCGGCGCCGCGGGGGAGTCGCCGGTGCTGGCGCTGAAGCGGCGCCACTGCATCCGTAAGCGCTTgcccaagaacaagaaggcgGCTGGCAAGGAACAGACGAAGGTGGTGACGAGCAGCCATGGACATGGGCATGTCATGCAAAAGCAGGCAGATTCTTGCGTGCTGGAGCTGGAGGACCTTGGGGCGGATTACTTGGAGCAGCTGCTCGCCCTGTCAGATCAATGA